Genomic window (Vigna radiata var. radiata cultivar VC1973A chromosome 1, Vradiata_ver6, whole genome shotgun sequence):
GAACTCAACTGAGATGCTAGAATCAGATATTAAATTAGCGATGCTTTTATTTAAAGCAGTTGAGAATTGGCGTTTCTTGTTTGCAGAAGCCACCCCATTAATTTTATCACACAAGCATCTTGCAGGGTTagaatatacaaataaattactTGAGTTATAGTTATCTTGCGATACCAGCCAAGAGCTgtcattcttaaattttatattacaatgTTCTGCTGCATGATTAAATCAGTGACGCAGCAGTTTTGTTTGCCACTCTGAACATACAATATTCAATTCAAGCAGGGCATAACACAAGAAACATTAGCCTTTCATTTCCAGGCAATTTATAAATGCACACCTTTGTTGCAATATGGATATTTCTTATGAATTTCTACTAGTtgataagattttaaaaaagagTTAATAATTATAACAGCTTATGATGAAAACAAACACATTGTTTCTTACtaccaaatattttttgttgctagactaaataaatgacatttttttacatGATCTGCAAGGAAAGAATTCTCCTTAAAACTAAGCCTGacttgtttttgattttttatttttattttatgttgcaTATAAGCTCCCACCATCTCCTATGCTGTGTTATACCTTTTTAACCTTGCAGATGTTCATCCAATTTGGGATaaaatctcttttctttttcatctgtGTTTCTGCATCTGATTATTATGGCTGTTCATAAAAAAGCCACACTAACAAAATGGTGTCTAAAATGATAAAGTAGAAATATATCAGTTCCTAAATATTacttatttcatattttctgatactttaaaagaaatttatcacAGATACATATTTAAATACTAACTTCAGAGACAAAATACAATACAACTTGCATTGCAGGCCTTCATTGTGACATCATGATCTACCATATGGGAGCCCTGCAACTTGCAAGCCGTCAGTGTGACACCAAGATAAGCCATATGAAACCTTTTTCACATGCCCCGCTACCCTAAATTGTCTccattacaattatttatttaattaaattgggTACCTGTGAGTGCATTAGATGTATCCATGCAGCAACAATCTCTTTCTAACATATACCTGACCTCGAAATATCACATTATCCTTGCTCAAATCGCAAAGGTATTATTACATAGAAAAATAGcatttgcataaaaaaatatatccattgcCATTAATGAATATAACACAGTTGCAGAACTAATTTCTATTGAACTGTCACTTCGTTTCATTTGTGTATATGGATGGCAAAGAGCCAATCAAACAATACCCAGTTTTACATGTAACCCGAATTGTTGTGCTCTACCCAGATAGCATggaaaaaatcatattatattgCATTGTATTATATCATATCATCTATTAAAAAACGCATAGCTTTACATGTCATTTATAACCTGAAAAGTCTTTCTGTCAGATACCAAggaaaaatacatattataaagGAAACAAAAAGTTGCCATATGGTAGACGGTCCTAACATAAATGTTGGACATTACATTCGAATCTGATGCAAATCACATGGACAAAGATGGAATATAAAGGATAAGACTAACTTTTGATTTAACTCTAAATTACCGTAGTTTCAGTTTCTAATCACAGCAATTGGTGCTCATGCTTTGCAAGGTTGGAGAACATAAACATATTTTGGATTGAGGGTAATCAGTAGTATACTTAATGATggaaaccaaaacaaaaatttcaaaaacccttataatttcttcaattttggaGTCTTGTGCCTGGAGGGGAAGGGGAGGAATGCGGTCCTTGAAAACCACGTGATTATTCTTCTAATGCTATCCAAAATACAAAAGCCTCATCATCATAAACTGACCTTGGCTTTCTTTCACCCTTCCATTCTTCTCCTCAAAATTCatatatgaaaacataatttgaGTAGGGGAGAAATTTGAGAAATCGAGCATTTCCATTGAGACTCATTTACAGTGGAAAGCTAATTACCTAGACTGGGAACTATAGTAGTGATCCCCTGCCGCCCCAAATGGGGGCCAAGGGAGCAGAGAATCTAGAAACTCATGCGCAAATATCTTACAAATAAGTCGAGCAGGCAGCTTTATCATAGCTGAAACTCAGCTTCAAGACCTCCGGAAATGTCTAAGGATAGCAAAAAAGGAGAATAGAATTTGCAGGTACATAAAAAGAGTTAGAAATCCCATGAATCCTATGCATACCGTCTAAGATGCACAGTAAGATTAAGATCCTTGCAACTTGCACTATACAATTTCATCAAGCTTCACAATTTTTTCCAGATATTTAAGATGCCATTAGCAAATGACTTTACATTTCCCCACAAAGTTGATTTTTCTGAATAGACTGCAACATTGTTATCCTTGCTATTACGGCTGTCCCTGGATATTTGCGAGGATGAAAGCAACTTTAATATCACACACAAATTTGCGTCAAACAAAATAcacatgaaaattgaaaaaatagaataatattaGGAAACACAGAAAAGGCAGGAAATTTTGCACAAGGCAAATATGTTCTATGCACATGCACAATCCATGAATGCCTATTTCAGGAAGAATACACATAAGTTCCAAAACTCAGAAAACAAGATAATCTATTTATGAACGAAGATGTACCCACACCTGGTCCCAATACTTCAACTTATATGTGTGCATAATTTTAATCTACCTCAGATGTATTTTGCGCATAGAAATGACTTGTTTTTccttaataaatttcatttattaaatattatggcTTCTATTTCATTAGCATAAAATGATGCTCTCATGTAAACTTCGTTACACCATTTTACTTTTAGACTTTAATCAAGACTAGGAGATGTTATTATGATAGGATATAGGGTGATAGGTTATTTGACAGCTAGTTAGTTAGTGGGAAGGGGAAGAGAAACTTTATAAATAGGGAGTGGGTTCTGTACAGGGGAGGATTATTGAGCGAATTCTTTGTAAGTCTGGACTTTGGCCAGaagagggaggttatgctcccaacctgggaggttatgctcccaaacCATTCTTTGTAAAGAGGAAGTCTTTTACTGTGAATAATATAGAAAACCCATTCTTCCATTACTGTGAATAATATAGAAAACTCATTCTTCCATTACTGTTTCTATCTTCTGAGTGTGTTCTTGTTAGGTTCCAAACCCGGAAACCTTACATATTCTCTGAATATTCTCCTGGGTATATAATAGGATGATGTGGGTTTCAGATTGTGTATTAGCTTATTGTACatgaataacattaattttgaaaatgtctaCAAGCCTGTTCTTTGGTGCTTCTCTACATCATtgtttaaactaatatttaatttcatgtttCTTCATCAATGTTTTCTACATGAACACTAAGGAGTGTCCATGGAATAGTAACCGTTAGACTACGTCTATCCTCACTTTACTAAATTAGGTACCATTCCAATGTTATTCACTAGTTAACTAGTGCTGGTATTATTCAAGTGGTAATgcaaattataataacattatattaGCTATATATCTATAAAGATATCCAAAAACTCACATTTTGTACTCATCCAACTCTGAAGACCTTTGAGGTTGCTCTATTTCAAGCTTTGAACCATCGACAGCGTCTTTGTCTTTTGTCTCATACCCTGCTTTCTCAAATGCTGAATGGTTTTCCATATCAACAAACTTAGAATCATGGTTCTTACCTTCGCTGCAACTGCTTACAGATTTTTCAATAAAAGGAGcagaaaattgttttatttcttcttttagtgGGTGCCTTTCTAGGGTAACAGAATCAGAAGAACTAGATAAATCTTCACCACACTTCACATCATTTGGCAGCTGGAAACTTGAACGGGGAAGCTCTCTAGACAGGTCTTCCGAATCAAGTTGCTCCCTTCTCTCACAATCTGCTTTCTTAATGCATTTTTCATCCAATTTTTGATGATTTTCTACATGAACAGAGTCATATTTGTGTCCCCGAGCTCTATCGTAACCAGTACCATCATTTTGACTAgacaaaggagaaaaatgatcaCTTTCCTCTAGTAGCAGCTGACTTTCAGGTGCAAAAGAATCAGAACAACTAGGGACAGCTTCCTTTGTCTTGATATCATTTGGCATATGGAGACTTGATGGGTAAGGTTCCTTAGAACACATTTTCACAAGATTACTTTCAGGTGCAATGCAATGATTATTCTGTcataaaaaagaaggaaaagtatGAGTAGTGCGAGAAAACTGCTTATTTTCTGTACATAATAAAAGCATATTCAAtcaatgttattaaaaataaaattaacaaaagtgAAGATTTAAGGAGCCAGATCAAAAAGGTGAAACTACTGACTACCCTCATGAAAAAGAATGAGATgcaatttgaaatgtttttcaCAATTTATAAGCACAATACATATTTTGTTGTCAGGTAGATGATGAATGTTATGCAGTATGGCAGTGGCATTAAATCTAAAGCTTTCAAAATTTGTGGCCAGTTTAGTAAGGGGTTAGAAATAAGAGTGAAAATGTATTCATAATTTTACTACCATAATGGATCCATGAATTTGTCACCCCCTATGTTTTTCACTACACCAAACtgaccaattttattttaaatttggttttaaacCTTAATTCTATGCCCTAGTCAGGCTAACATGCCCCAGTCAAGCCAAAGATGCCCATGGTGTGGCTAAGAAAACTTTGCCAAACTAACAACACTCCAATTAAGGTTGAGCCGTGAACTGAGGTCAAGCCTACAATACCTCAGTTGAAGCAGAGTAGATAAGGATTGAGCCACCGAATGCCCCAGTTGTGGCTGAGTAGACACCATTGAGCCAATAAAACCCCATCTGAGGTCAACCCAACAATACCATGGCCAAGCCCAATTGTGGCCAAGAAGATTACTCCCCATGCAAGGACAAGGCAACAACACCCAAGTCAAAGCTGAAACGACAATGATGTGACCAAGTCTGTATCAATGACATCAAAGTCAAGGTCTAGCCAGCAATGCCCCAATCAAGGTTGAGTAGACTTTAATCAAGGCCAAGCCAATGACTCCCTAGTCAAGACTGAGCACTGACTCTGTGACCAAGGCTAATCAAAAGATTTCTCAACCAAATGATGCTTTAGGATGAACAATCTAAGATTTATTAAAACCCAAACAAATATCTAATCCATATCCAATTAATTGGGTTGATTTTAAAATCCTAAATTTGGAGTTGGACATGAAACTAGGGGTACCAAAGCAATCCATTTATCTATCATCCATCCTGTCCATCCACATGTAAATCCATCCAATCTATCCATTGCAAAATTATGAAACTGTTGATAAAATCAAATGCATCCATTTAATTTTAtggataattaattattcatccTTATTTCTCAAACTCCAATGGATCCTTCTATCAACACTTATCAGATGAATTATCCAaccaattttttcataattaaaatatttcatgagcttaacttttttaaaaaatttcaacatatttttaaaatttgtttacaaaattatttttaaaactttaaaaaaaatattagccTTTCAAGGACTGGATATCCATTCATGAAAAACTTGTTAATCGATGGATTGAATTGGAATTTTATTGAAACGGAGCTGAAGTGATTtggtttggtttgatttgatttggttaTGGATTTGATAATTCGGATATTTTGCACACCCTTAACAAAATTCATAACCTAATCAAGTAAACctactatatataatatattcataACTAAAAATCGCTGTTAATGTAATGCTTACTGATGTAGACATGATTTCTACTTCTTCAAATAACCTCCTCTCCCCACAGGAAATACGTGTCTCTCTCTTTCCTTCATGATGCTCATATCCAGCGTTCACACTCTCCTTGTCATTCAAATCTACAGATTGAGAACCATATTGGATAGAGTTGTATTTTGCAATTTCAATATTACCAGATGAAACACTCGCAGACTTGGTGGTAGGGTGTTTACTGTCATCAAATTGTTTTTCCACCAAAGTCTCATCCACACTATTTGAAGAATGTGTTCTAGACTTGTATTCTAATTCCAGCATGATATCCCGGACAACATAAAAACTGCCACCAACTTGTCTCTGGGCATCTGATATTGAAGGGAATTTCCCAGCATTCTCTGCTCTATACCTACATGTGAAAATAGTCAGAAAAAGTCAGGTATCTATGATGCGAGAATCCCTGAATAATTGAAACAACGACATGCCAGCATGAAACACAGTGCAGGAAAGCTCATAAAATGTTAAACAAAGCTTCAACTTCAAAAGAAACCAGGAAATACTTGTTCACAAAAGTCTCCACCATAGCTCTTCTTTCATGTCTTGGAACCCTTTTTGGGCCTTTCTGGACATCCGGTGCCTCAGAAGGGACAGTAGCAGCATGTGACCACCCATGCCTGTGGACTTTAATTGGATCCACAGAATAGCATACTTCAAAGGATACTGCTGTCAAACAACAAAGTAGATATATAATCAAGTTattcaacaacagaatcagtATCTCATTAACTGGTAATGCATTACAACCACAGCTCCAAAGAAAGGCATTGGAAAACAGTAATCAACACTGACAACGAGAAactccaaaaattcaaaaaccagTCACATTGATATGTGTCAAGTAACACCAAAGACTTGAACAAAAAAGTAAGTGAAATTACAGTAAGCATCAAGAAAAGTGCTCCCAGCTCCCCAAAAGTAACAATCAAGAGTTATACAATGGCAGTAACGAGATTTCAACCTACAACCTCATGCAGACTTCCCAAACCTCCCAGCACCAAGGCATACTCAATATCATACATAAAACAATAGTGTCGTATTCTCTATCCGAGGTCTGCAACATGGACAATACTTGCAATTTGGCAAGATAAAGCTCCAAGGATTATTATTTAGCGTGAGACCTCCTTTGAAAACTTCCAccaagtattttttattttaccccTACTCTCATGACAACTTCGCGGAACTAAAAGTCATAAAACAGCCTTCTTTGTAAAAACTACACAAAATCACAAGCTATTCCCTTTTCCTTAAAACACTCTAGAGACCATTCCTCTTGCTTTAAGATCATTATCATTTAACCTCCCCAACTTTTTTTTCCAATGAAGAtaaatgccaaaaaaaaaaaacagaaacctTAAGACATGAGAAAAACACGACAATGTCATAATGCCATTGACCCCAATCCCGCTCATTTATGTAAGACCGTAAAAAATCTTACTtctaaaaaacagaaaaaaaaaaaagagcataaaACTTGCTGTTTGAGAAAAACAACAGAAGAATGTTACTATAACATAGATAGAGACGAAACATGAGAAGAAGATGAGAGGGGAAATAGTTACAGTGGTTGGGTTTGGGAATGATGTTGCGATTGGCGCGTAAGGAGAGGCCTTTTGTGGTTGCGATCAGAAGCTTCTTCCTCATCTCATCTATGTGctcaaagagaaagagaatgagggtttagggttttgcaGGTTGCTTCATGCAAAATCCAAAGTCGCAGAAGTTTCGCTGTCCCAGAATTCAATTAGCGTTTTGCACAGGTGAGCCCAATTTacactcaattaattaattatgttaaaaaattactgtaatgttatttaaaaaaaatcacgttAAAGTTATCTACATTAGTTATAAAACAtcgtcatcttcttctttttttctttttttaattaaggattaaatatattttaattataaattatgtatataaaattaaaatttatcattttcttgattttcgataaattttgattttttaaactttaaaaataataaatgtaattttttaaaccTAAGTGCATTAACTtttggtttaatacatcatttggtcccaTCTTTTGGGGCTTTTGTTTAAAATGATCTCACCTTCGGAAAAAAATCACtttggtcccatatttcattaaatgttgttcaaaatgatccttATGGCAAACGGCGTTAAATTTTTAACGGTGAAGTTACTAGCGTGACAAACGTCTATcctgtttaaaatttaaatggcGTGACTTTATGAAAACATttaagggtaattaaaaaacccctaattaaaatcaaattagaaaattaggGTAATTAAAAAACTCCAACCctaattgtttttcatttgtcGCGATTGGAGAGAAGGTCCTGGGTTGTTCATACATATAGTTACAAAATCCATTAGTTTCTGTTAAAGAAGTAAGATACTgttaaatacatacatatagATTGAACAATGAATCAGTAGAAACAGAGTCTGTTGCCAATGTGTTTAGCTCAAACCCCATTTAGGTTTTGTCTGCGTGCAACTATGGAAAGAAGTCTAGAAACCCCTTGAGTCCAAATATCATATTCTCTTTGATTTCTGCATTCAAACTCCACAACTCCCCTTGCTTCTGTCTTCAATCCAAAATACCTTCTTTCTTCACCCTCATCAACCAGATGCCTTCCTGGCCATGCTGCTAAATTTGTGCACACATCCAAAACAACATCTGCAAATACAATTTGAACCAAAAGTTATGAACTGTTTTTACGACACCAAAATAAAGTTAGGTGATTGatttactctttttctttttggtgaTAGTTCCTGCAACGTGTCTGCTCTTCATTTTCAGCATTACCTGAAATTGTTGCTAGAAATGTGATGAATGGGCACCTACTCAATTCCATTTCATATGacctttttaaagaataaatacCTCGTCTATTCGATGCATATAAACTGAAACTATTTTCCAGTGAAGATCACCTACAACAATCACCTACCCCCAACCCCTTGCATATACCATTGTTGAGGTCGAGAACAAAGAGACATGGAGTTGGTTTCTGCAGTTATTGATAGCAGATCTTGGAGGAAATGAAGTGTGTGGTAGGTGCAAATGAACCGCAGATGAACAACTCAGGGCCTTCTCTCCAATCGCcacaaatgaaaaacaattaagGTTGGGGgggttttttaattaccctaattttctaatttgattttaattagggttttttaattacccttaaATGTTTTCAGAAAGCCAcgtcatataaattttaaacaggTGGATAGACGTTTGTCACGCTAGCAACTTCACCGTTAAAAATTTAACGTCGTCTGCCAcagggaccattttgaacaacatttaatgaaatataggaccaaagtgattttttttcgAATGTGGGATCATTTTAAACAAAAGCCCCAAAAGAtgggaccaaatgatgtattaaaccttaacattttttcattaaattgtattccaaaataatatttaacttagaattttttaactgtataaacaattcaaatatgaatctaaaatatatttgatgtaaATTGTTAGAaggattatatatatttatttctaaaattttgaaatcaaatttgaaatatagacgaatttcaattttatatcaaaatttaatgactatatttaaatcttaaaataattactacCATAGAATCTTATTAATAAGTGAACTTTTGTTAATTTGGTCTAATATACAAGATTTGAATATAATCCATGAGTCcggatttaaaaaatttacacaGAAAAAAGTTCACAAGGTCAAAATAGCAACAAAATTTTATGGCCTAGGTCAATTTATATGGACTAGTCTTAACTCAAGATAGACAATGTTGGGTTAGGCCTTAGATGACTCGGCTTTACCCTTTGACCCAAGCAAACTTAGCTTAACCCTTATGCTCGAACTGGTTTGGTTAAACCTTCGATATAGTCTGATCCAACTTTTTACCACCCTCTAGCCCAAGTTAACTCGTCTCAACTTTCGACTGAGTCAGCTCATCTTAACCTTAACTTGGACTAACTCGGCTTGACTTTTGGTTCAAATTAACTCGACTCAACGCTTAACACAAATCGACTCAACTCAACCTTCGATTCAAGCTAACTTGGCTCAACCTTTGGCCCAAGACGATTCAACTCGACCTTTCACATGGGGTAGCTCAACTTGACCTTCAATCCATGTTGACTCATCTTGACCTTCAATTCAAGTTGaaggtattttatttaaaagttaattaaagtcTTTTAATAAGCCAAACCCATTTTGATCTTAACTTTAACCGACTTTAAGAAAGGACTTTGATGTAGGGACCTTTTTAGGCCTCTCATTTGATGGGCTAATAAAATGGAGGCCTAGTAAGGAATGGGTTGGACTAGTCCATGGGCCATGAGTCAAATTAACATCCCTACTAACAACAGAAATGCTAAGTTACTAACAACAATGTTACCTAAGCACcactatatatttatatctcaCTCCCCAATTGAAGTCATGTTTTGATTAGAGATGTCAATTTGAAGGTTGAGACGAATCAATATGGGTCAAAGGTTGAGACAAATCAACATAGACTGAAGGTTTACTTGAGTTAGTCCAGGCTAAAGGCTAAGATGAGTCAACTTGGGTTGAAGGATAAAAGAAAGTGGAATTAGGTTAGATGGTTGAGATAAGTTGGTCAAAGACAAAGGTCAAACCAAGTCAACCTAGATCGTAAGTCCAATCGAGCTAATGCGAACTGTAGGTCCAATCAAGTTGGTTCGCCCGAAAGGTAAAGTCGAATCGCCCAAGAACTAACCAaccatatttatcttaattttagaCTAACTCATATAGACCAACTTATGTTGTTATCTTAATCATGTaggctttttttttatttggactTTTTAGTTTTATGGACTTTTTGGATCTCGACCCATGTGAACAAAGGCTAAGCCCTGTGGACTGGGGCATACTAATAGGTTTATGTTTGACTAAAACGACTTATGCATTGGTGATAAAATCGAGTAATCCAAATTTGACATTTTGTACCttaatttgtgtttgttttttcatttatagTAAAGGTGTATAGAGAAACACAACTTCAGTTCAATTAAtgttacataattaaatttaatgtagACCAAC
Coding sequences:
- the LOC106771178 gene encoding uncharacterized protein LOC106771178 isoform X3, whose protein sequence is MRKKLLIATTKGLSLRANRNIIPKPNHSVSFEVCYSVDPIKVHRHGWSHAATVPSEAPDVQKGPKRVPRHERRAMVETFVNKYRAENAGKFPSISDAQRQVGGSFYVVRDIMLELEYKSRTHSSNSVDETLVEKQFDDNLNDKESVNAGYEHHEGKRETRISCGERRLFEEVEIMSTSNNHCIAPESNLVKMCSKEPYPSSLHMPNDIKTKEAVPSCSDSFAPESQLLLEESDHFSPLSSQNDGTGYDRARGHKYDSVHVENHQKLDEKCIKKADCERREQLDSEDLSRELPRSSFQLPNDVKCGEDLSSSSDSVTLERHPLKEEIKQFSAPFIEKSVSSCSEGKNHDSKFVDMENHSAFEKAGYETKDKDAVDGSKLEIEQPQRSSELDEYKMDSRNSKDNNVAVYSEKSTLWGNVKSFANGILNIWKKL
- the LOC106771178 gene encoding uncharacterized protein LOC106771178 isoform X2; protein product: MRKKLLIATTKGLSLRANRNIIPKPNHLSFEVCYSVDPIKVHRHGWSHAATVPSEAPDVQKGPKRVPRHERRAMVETFVNKYRAENAGKFPSISDAQRQVGGSFYVVRDIMLELEYKSRTHSSNSVDETLVEKQFDDSKHPTTKSASVSSGNIEIAKYNSIQYGSQSVDLNDKESVNAGYEHHEGKRETRISCGERRLFEEVEIMSTSNNHCIAPESNLVKMCSKEPYPSSLHMPNDIKTKEAVPSCSDSFAPESQLLLEESDHFSPLSSQNDGTGYDRARGHKYDSVHVENHQKLDEKCIKKADCERREQLDSEDLSRELPRSSFQLPNDVKCGEDLSSSSDSVTLERHPLKEEIKQFSAPFIEKSVSSCSEGKNHDSKFVDMENHSAFEKAGYETKDKDAVDGSKLEIEQPQRSSELDEYKMDSRNSKDNNVAVYSEKSTLWGNVKSFANGILNIWKKL
- the LOC106771178 gene encoding uncharacterized protein LOC106771178 isoform X1 produces the protein MRKKLLIATTKGLSLRANRNIIPKPNHSVSFEVCYSVDPIKVHRHGWSHAATVPSEAPDVQKGPKRVPRHERRAMVETFVNKYRAENAGKFPSISDAQRQVGGSFYVVRDIMLELEYKSRTHSSNSVDETLVEKQFDDSKHPTTKSASVSSGNIEIAKYNSIQYGSQSVDLNDKESVNAGYEHHEGKRETRISCGERRLFEEVEIMSTSNNHCIAPESNLVKMCSKEPYPSSLHMPNDIKTKEAVPSCSDSFAPESQLLLEESDHFSPLSSQNDGTGYDRARGHKYDSVHVENHQKLDEKCIKKADCERREQLDSEDLSRELPRSSFQLPNDVKCGEDLSSSSDSVTLERHPLKEEIKQFSAPFIEKSVSSCSEGKNHDSKFVDMENHSAFEKAGYETKDKDAVDGSKLEIEQPQRSSELDEYKMDSRNSKDNNVAVYSEKSTLWGNVKSFANGILNIWKKL